TTCACGGCGACCTTGCTGCGGTTGCGCCATGTGAGCCGTTCGCGGCCCGCGACCGTGTGCTTGACGGGATCGAGCGTGGCGTCGATGTCGTAATGGACGACGCGGTCGGACAAGGTCGGCTCGCGGCCCGTGCGCGGGCCGCCCCAGGCGTCCGGGCTGCTGGGCACGCGCACGGCGGCGGCGTCGGGTGCGGCGAGGGCGATGCCGTCGGACGCCGGCGCGGCGCGCACTGTGCCCGTCAGCAGCAGGGCGGCGGCGATGGCGAAGCGGACACTGAAACGAGGATGCATGCGAGCCCCCTGGCGTGGCTGTAATTTTTGTGCCCACACTATACAGGTTATAATCCCCAGGTTTGGTGCCCGCACGCGCGTCTGCGCGTGCAGTTAAACGGGAAACACGAAGCGCGCGCCTCCGGCGGGTCGCCAACGTGTGCTGCCCCCGCAACGGTAAACAAGCGTCGCCGCATCGGCGACAGGCCGCCCCGATAACCACTGTGCTTGCATAGGAAGGTGGGACGGTCCGTCTTGGAGCCCGGAGACCGGCCAGACAGGGGAAGCCGGTGTCAAACCGCGCTTTTGTGTACGCCGGCGTGCGGGGACGCTTGCCGGCCAAACGAAGATTGAACATCCAATGAATTCTGCCGCCTCCACCCGCGGCGCGCCGGCCGTCAAGCCGATCGCGCTGGCCTGCGCCGTATCCCTGTCCCTGTTTGCCGGCGCCGTTCGCGCCCAGGACGACATCCCGTCGACCGTCGTCATCACCGGTTCCCGTTTTCCCAGTGTCGAAAGCCTGCGTCCGATCGGCGCCACCGTCATCACCCAGGACGACATCCGCCGCGCCGGCGTCAATGACGTGAACAGCGCGATCCGCAAGGTCGGCGGCGTGTTCGGCCGCCAGAGCCTCGATTCGTCGCCCGACTTCGCGCTCGACCTGCGCGGCTTCGGCACCAACAGCGCGCAGAACATGGTGATCATGGTCGACGGCGTGCGCCTGAACGAGAACGAGCTGGCGAACACCGTACTGTCGACGATCCCGATCGACACGGTCGAGCGCATCGAGATCACCCGCGGCGGCGCCAGCGTGCTGTACGGCGAAGGCGCGACCGGAGGCGTCATCCAGATCACCACGCGCCGCGCCGTCGCCGCCGGCATGCACGGTTCCGTGTTTGCGGAAGGCGGTTCGTTCCACGAGCACGACGTGCGTGCGCAGCTGTCGCAGACCGCTGGCGACATCAGTGCCGACATCGCCGTCGCGCGCCAGGGCAGCAACAACTACCGCCGGAACAGCGACTTCGACCAGACGACGGCCTCGCTCAACCTGCAGACCCGCTTCACGGGCGGGCGCGCCGGCATCCACGTCGAGAGCGCGCGCCAGGAGACGCGCCTTCCCGGTTCGCTCACGCTGGCGCAGTTCGACGCCGACCCGCGCCAGGCCTCGACCCCGCAGGACTTCGGCTCGCTGAACACCGACCGCGCGAACGTCTTCGCCGAGTACCGCCTGGGCGCGGTCGACCTGGCGGCCGACCTGTCGCACCGCGAGCGCAACCTGCGGTCGAACTACCTGTCCTTCGGCTCGGCCAATGCGTACGACGGCCGCCAGGACCAGTTCTCGCCGCGTGCCCGCTGGCTGTCCGACGTCGGCGGCATGCTCAACGAACTGGTGGGCGGCCTGGACGTCACGCGCTGGAAGCGCAAGACGACGGCATCGTACTCGAACGCCGATGCGAGCCAGTCGTCGAAAGCGGTATACCTGCGCGACGAGCTGCGCTTCGATCCGGCCCACGACGGCCGCGTCGCCCTCGGCGCGCGCCACGAGAACTTCGACAAGGACGTCGTGGACGCCGTGGCCCACGTCGCGCCGGAAGACCGCTCGCAATCGCAGAACGCGTGGGAAGCGCAGGCCAGCTACCGCGTCCATCCGCTCGTCGAGGTGTTCGCCAAGGCGGGACAGAGCTACCGTGTGGCGAACGTGGACGAGAACGGCTACCGCACCAGCATCGACATCCTGAAGGCGCAGACGTCGCACGACCTGGAATTCGGCACGACCTTGCGCCACGCGCCGGGCGACGACAGCCGTACGTTGACGGCGCGCGTGTTCCGTCATCGCCTGAACAACGAGATCTTCTTCGATCCGACCGCGAACGGCGGCTGGGGTGCGAACACGAACCTCGACCCGACCGAGCGCAAGGGCTTCGAGATCGATGCCGAAGCGCAGCTGGCGGCCGGCTGGCGGGCGGCAGCGCACGTGCAGCACGTGCTGGCCCGCTTCACGGACGGCCCGAACACCGGCCGCGAACTGGTGCTGGTGCCGAAGAACGTGGTGACCGCGCGCCTGGCCTGGGCACCGGGCAATGGCCAGTCGGCCGACGTGGGCGCGCAATGGGTCGACAGCCAGCGCTACGGCAACGACTTCAGCAACAGCTGCGGCGCGCGCATGCCGTCCTACACGACGCTCGACGCGCGTTACGCCGTCAAGTTCGGCGCGTGGGAAGTCGCCGCGACGGGGCTGAACCTGGCGGACCGCCACTACTTCAGCAATGCGTTCGGCTGCAAATCGGGCATCTATCCGAGCGATGGGCGCCAGCTGAAACTGTCGGCACGGTACGACTTTTAAGTCGCAGCTCGCTCCGCCGTCACCGCCGCGAAAGCGGGGATCCATACTGAACAGATCGAAGTGGCTCAGCATGGATGCCCGCTTGCGCGGGAATGACGTGTCAGCGGCATCTGTTGGTTACGACGGTAGCCAATTGCAATAAATAAGCCAGGGCTAAGGCTGGCGAACGAAAAAGTGGTAATCTCGCGATCGTTCGCTTAACCAATCTAGAAGGAAAATTATGCGTTCCCTGCGTTTTGCCCTGCTCGCTACCGCGCTTGCCGCCAGCACCGCTTTCGCTTCGCCGACCGACCCGAAGAGCGGCGTCGAGTACGTGACGCTCGCTCAGCCGCAGCCGGTGCAGGCCACGGGCAAGAAGGTCGAGGTGATCGAGTTCTTCATGTACCACTGCCCGCACTGCAACGCGCTGGAACCGCAGCTCGAACAGTGGGTCAAAAAACAGGGCGGCAACATCCAGTTCAAGCGCGTCCACCTGCCGTTCTCCGGCCCCAACGATCCGGAAGCGCACCTGTACCTCACGCTGGAAGCGATGGGCAAGGCCGAGGAATTCCAGAGCAAGGTGTTCAAGGCCTGGCACGTGGATCACCAGCGCCTGAACACGGACGCCGCGATCATCGATTGGGTGGCCAAGAACGGAATCGACCGCAACAAGTTCCTGGAAGTGTGGAACTCGTTCGGCGTGATGACCAAGCTGCACCGCCTGCCGCAGATCACGACCGATTACAAGGTCGACGGCGTGCCGACCGTCATCATCGACGGCAAGTACCAGACGTCGCCTTCGATCGTCTACAATTCGGTCAAGACCACCAGCGAGCCCGTGTTGTTCCAGGCGACCTTGCAGGTGATGGACGCCCTGGTGGCGAAAGCGGCGAAGTCGAAATAACGCGACATAACGCGAAATCAGCAAAGGTAGAGAAACAGCGCAATGAGTGATGTCGAAGGCAAGATCCTGAGGATGTACGACAAGTCCAAGCCGGACGAGGAACATCTGTTCGACACGAGCAACTGGAACCATCTGGCCTGGTGCCTCGTGGTCGTGCTCGCGGGCCTGGCCTTCTGGCTCGCCATTGCGCTGGTCAATGCCGAAAACCAGCGCAACGCGCTGACGACGAAACAGTGCGTCGATCCCGTGTTCAAAGGCGAGATCGACCAGCGATGCCTGTTGACCGTGCACTCGCGCGAGCACTGGTGGCAGCACCTGTGGTACGGGATGACTCACGTGAAGCCGGAAGCGCCGCCGCCGGTCGGACGTCGATAATTCCTTGCGGAAATGGTAATCTTCAGGCTTTCATGACCTGAAGGATTGCCATGCAGCTCCTGCGTGCCGCCGGCCTCGGCCTGTTGCTGTCCCTGACCGCCTCCCTTGCATCCGCGTCGCCCGCCGTCCCGCAGAACGGCGTCGACTACGCCACGCTCGCCCAGCCGCAGTCCGTACAGGCGAACGGCAAGAAGGTCGAGGTGATCGAGTTCTTCATGTATCACTGCCCGGTGTGCAATGCGCTGGAGCCCTTGTTCGAAGACTGGATCCGGAAACAGGGCGACCGTATCACGGTGCGCCGCATCCACATCCCGTCGACGGGCCCGGCCGATCCGGAAGCGCATCTGTACCTGACGCTGGAAGCGCTGGGTCGGCTCGGCGACATGCACGAAAAAGTATTCAAGGCCGTGCACGTGGACCATATTCGCCTGAACAAGGACGACGCCATCATCGATTGGGTGGCGAAGAACGGCATCGACCGCGCGCAGTTCCTGGACGCGTGGCATTCGTTCGGCGTGACGACGCGCCTGCGCCAGCTGCGCCAGGTCACGGCCAGTTACCAGGTCGAGTCCGCGCCCACGCTGGTCGTCGGCGGGCGCTTCCTGACGAATCCCGGGCTGCTGTCGAACCAGATGCAGGGGCTCGATCGCGAGGCCGTGTTCAAGGCCACGCTGAACGTGGCCGACAAGCTCGTCGACAAGGCGGCGCAACCGAAGTAAGCTCGTTCAACTCGCCAGCACGCCGTCCGGCACGCTGATCACGAAGCGGGCGCCGCCCAGCGTCGACTGCTCGACCTTCAACTGCCCCCCGTGCAGCGTGACCGCCTTG
This genomic stretch from Massilia putida harbors:
- a CDS encoding TonB-dependent receptor is translated as MNSAASTRGAPAVKPIALACAVSLSLFAGAVRAQDDIPSTVVITGSRFPSVESLRPIGATVITQDDIRRAGVNDVNSAIRKVGGVFGRQSLDSSPDFALDLRGFGTNSAQNMVIMVDGVRLNENELANTVLSTIPIDTVERIEITRGGASVLYGEGATGGVIQITTRRAVAAGMHGSVFAEGGSFHEHDVRAQLSQTAGDISADIAVARQGSNNYRRNSDFDQTTASLNLQTRFTGGRAGIHVESARQETRLPGSLTLAQFDADPRQASTPQDFGSLNTDRANVFAEYRLGAVDLAADLSHRERNLRSNYLSFGSANAYDGRQDQFSPRARWLSDVGGMLNELVGGLDVTRWKRKTTASYSNADASQSSKAVYLRDELRFDPAHDGRVALGARHENFDKDVVDAVAHVAPEDRSQSQNAWEAQASYRVHPLVEVFAKAGQSYRVANVDENGYRTSIDILKAQTSHDLEFGTTLRHAPGDDSRTLTARVFRHRLNNEIFFDPTANGGWGANTNLDPTERKGFEIDAEAQLAAGWRAAAHVQHVLARFTDGPNTGRELVLVPKNVVTARLAWAPGNGQSADVGAQWVDSQRYGNDFSNSCGARMPSYTTLDARYAVKFGAWEVAATGLNLADRHYFSNAFGCKSGIYPSDGRQLKLSARYDF
- a CDS encoding thiol:disulfide interchange protein DsbA/DsbL, whose product is MRSLRFALLATALAASTAFASPTDPKSGVEYVTLAQPQPVQATGKKVEVIEFFMYHCPHCNALEPQLEQWVKKQGGNIQFKRVHLPFSGPNDPEAHLYLTLEAMGKAEEFQSKVFKAWHVDHQRLNTDAAIIDWVAKNGIDRNKFLEVWNSFGVMTKLHRLPQITTDYKVDGVPTVIIDGKYQTSPSIVYNSVKTTSEPVLFQATLQVMDALVAKAAKSK
- a CDS encoding thiol:disulfide interchange protein DsbA/DsbL: MQLLRAAGLGLLLSLTASLASASPAVPQNGVDYATLAQPQSVQANGKKVEVIEFFMYHCPVCNALEPLFEDWIRKQGDRITVRRIHIPSTGPADPEAHLYLTLEALGRLGDMHEKVFKAVHVDHIRLNKDDAIIDWVAKNGIDRAQFLDAWHSFGVTTRLRQLRQVTASYQVESAPTLVVGGRFLTNPGLLSNQMQGLDREAVFKATLNVADKLVDKAAQPK